Within Anopheles ziemanni chromosome 2, idAnoZiCoDA_A2_x.2, whole genome shotgun sequence, the genomic segment AACATTCTCCTTATATGCCGCTTTAGATTTATTAGTAAGTACTCTACAAGATTTTCCAGAGAAATGTCTTAAAAACTGCTACTGTACAGGCATGACCGAAGACGACCGTAACGCTTAAGTAACATGGTTAGAATATTCGTTATTCGTTCGTTATTATATGTGAGATAACTTTATGATGTATggaattaataaaatatacgGAACTAAAAGATTaatctgtttttgtttacattcgttTGTCCAAGTTATTGCAGGCAGAGCTGTACGTGGAATAGCTGTCATATCATCTGTACTAAAATGTTCTGTCATCATGACGTGCCCACataatcagaaaaaaaaagtttgtggaaaattgcaATCGTAGACCATGTATTTCGTGTAGTATCTCTGATAATCGTTCGCGTTTTCGCAGGGAAAATCGAACCGTATGTATCGAGGACATGGTGTAATTTGCTGACAACATAACTTGGATTGCAGTGAAAAGTGCGTGCATCCTTTGGACCGTACGTGTCGACGTGTTGAATTGTCCAGTCCAATTCTCCCGTTGTCGGTCACTCCCACATTACTCTTCGGTTCCCCCAAAAGTTCACTGCTTTTCGATTCGGATCATATTTCAAGCTCGTCGTCGTGACCCCAGTGCACATCCGTACAGTTTTGGGGTGTacaaaaacggaaagaaacaTCGGCGATGGCAATTAGAAACCGTCGCAATCGTGTCACTCGTTTCCGGTCCCCATTCGTTTtctaggggggggggggcgaacAACAGTGGTGCACAACtgcattttgatatttttttgtgtgtttccaTCCCATGGAAAGGTAAATGGAAACGGAGCAGGCAAAGGAATTCATTCATCAGAAATATATTTCTGTATCGTCGTTGGTTCGTGGCGAACAGTAATACTAGGCAGCAAAAGTGTAAGGACAACatcgaaaaacaagaaaaactatGCAAACTACTGTGGCCAGCAGCAACGCAGGAAACACTGGCAACAACACTAGCGGGGGCATCAACAGCACGGCGCACCAGACGACCGGCGGAAGCAGTGGCAAAGGGATCAGCGGAATTTCGGCACTGACGACCAAAACGAAGGAAATGTTTATTCTACGGGCACTGGAAAAGATTCTCAGCGACAAAGACATCAAACGGTCGCATCACCTTCAGCTGAAGCGGGCCTGCGATGTGGCACTCGGTAAGTAGACTTGTTCCGTTGGCCCATCGGCGCTATCAAGCGCTACGGTCGTTGGTCACGTATAGAGAGGGGAATCACTACGAGATCGGAAACCGAACAGCTAATCCAATCGACAGTCCACAATCGCGTTGTTGGGACTTCTGATAATACTTCGTCAGTCGGGGCAATGAGTCACTGTCGGAACGTGCTTCAAGATTACATGTTGCTGACGGGATTTTTAGGAAATGTTTAAACACAACTAAATTTGGGTTTTTAACATCCTCCTATCATCGAGTTGGCCTTATCACATTTAAAGTGGTATTAACCgatcaaaaaaacataactCCATTCCTGATCTTCACTTGTTGTGCTTATTAATGGCCTTCCAGCGAGGCCATGCTTTCGATCAGCATAGCCGTGTAGAGAAATACCATCCCCACCCGTTTCTGCATCCCGAGAAGCGGCGAAGAAATGCGGTGAAGGTCGTGATATGGCTTTATTTTATTAGAGCGCGTCCTCGCGCGAACGATCAAAGCAACGTAAACGTAACTGTTCAACGGTGTGGAAGGAACCTGGCGGGGTGGAGAAAGGGGACGCACACACTCGCACGCACGCAAATGGGAGCAAACACGtaaaatgagaagaaaaaatcaataacacTTAAGTAAGCCCACTTGAAGTTGAAGGCTCCACGAGCAAACGTTGTCCGGGTGTCCCGCACTTGGGGTGCACACGTTTCCCGCAGGGAATTTAAGTATAAGGGTTCCGATGTTCGACCGATGAATTGGGGGGTTTTAACTCAATTATGAAGAGGTGCATGTGCCATGCTTCAATTAACagtgattttattcatttgaaaACGCATTAGTCTTATGCACCAGTTGCTACACTCTTTTCTGTACAGTAATTTGTTAGAATTCTTCTTTTACGTTTACATAATATCATTTGACCAACATATGGTTCTatgcagcaaacaaaaaaatgcagTTACATAAATCAGCATAGTAGGCTTTCTACGCATCATCCGGTTTCCGAGTGAGTAGTGTTCTAATACCGATTATCACTACAAACTTTCTTCATTGCACTTCGGGGAGGGATGATTGCACCTGCAATCTGCACTCGAAGAGACACATGCCCGTAAAGGCGTAAACTCCTGAGGAAACCTGGGGCGAAAGGAGCTTTATTTAAGCGCAAAAAGATAGATAACACGCGGCTGTGggactatgtgtgtgtgttttgtggccGCGGGTAGGATTGTGCAACACCATCCAGGGTGGTGGCAATTATTGTGAGCCACACATAAAACACAACGGCGCCATATGTTAGTGTGCCGTCCCGATATCATGTGCGCGGGGGTATACGTTTTTTTCCGGTATCAGATTCGACGACGATAAGGGTCCCCTATGTGTAGTCATCAATCGTCACTAGTGGCAGTGACTTCGGATTGTCCCTCCGTGCGTTAGGTCGTTCCCGATGGATGAAGTTTTTCTTAACGTTTTCAAAAGAATCGAGGAATACTGGGGCTTTGGAGTGAAAGGTGGAGGTTTTGTTCACgctttgaaattgaattttacttACGATCGCGTGCTAATGAAGctacttttctctttttccgcAGAAGACATCAAGGAAGAGCTGAAACAGGCTGGTCATGCGGATTCCAATGGCGAAACACCGGTACCATCGGCCGCGCTTCCGCTGCCAAAGAACGACTCCGGGAACATTATCAATGCGGAAAAGTATTTCCTCCCGTTTGAGCTCGCATGTCAAAGCCGCACGCCCCGTATCGTCGTGACCGCGCTCGATTGCCTGCAGAAGCTGATCGCATACGGGCATCTGACCGGCAACATTCCCGATTCGTCCAATCCGGGCAAGTTTCTGATCGATCGTATCGTGACGACGATCTGCAACTGCTTTATGGGCCCGCAGACGGACGAAGGTGTGCAACTGCAGATTATCAAAGCGCTGCTAACGGTCGTCACTTCGCAGCACGTGGAAGTGCACGAGGGCACGGTACTGCAGGGGGTGCGGACATGCTACGACATCTATCTGTCGAGCAAGAACCTCATCAACCAAACGACGGCCCGGGCGACGCTGACGCAGATGCTGAACGTGATCTTTACGCGGATGGAAAATCAAGCGTTTGAGGCACTGGCCGCTAGTCAAAACCAGTCCGCGGCACTGCAAACATCCCTGGCATCGCCGACCGGCGTGACGGCCAGTAGTGCGGCGATGGTGGACGATTCATCGACACCAACGACGAAACCGGTGGTTGCGGGAGAAAAACATCCCGATTATGATGCCATGCGAGCGATCGTGGAGGAAATCGTGGATAGTGTGATCGCTCAAGCGGCATCGAGTGTTTCGGAGGAGACAGCCGTCAGTCCAACGACCCCGGTGGCCAACAATGAGGCCAGCGAGACGGTTAGTATCGGAGGGATATCGAACGGTGGTACCGATTCCACCTCGATCGCACGCGTCCCATCGCAGGAGAGCATGGAGGTGACGAGCGAGAACGATAGCATCGTGACGGCCAAGTTCACCCACATCCTGCAAAAGGATGCCTTCCTGGTGTTCCGTGCGCTCTGCAAACTCTCCATGAAACCGCTCCCCGAGGGCCATCCGGACCCGAAGTCGCACGAGTTGCGCTCGAAGATTCTCTCGCTGCATCTTCTGCTGTCGATTCTGCAGAATGCCGGTCCAGTGTTTCGCTCGAACGAAATGTTCATCATGGCCATCAAGCAGTATCTGTGCGTGGCCCTCTCGAAGAACGGCGGTAGCGCGGTGCCTGAAGTTTTCGAACTGTCCCTTTCGATCTTTGTCGCACTGCTGTCCAACTTCAAGATCCACCTGAAGAAACAGATCGAAGTGTTTTTCAAGGAGATTTTCCTCAACATCCTCGAGGCGCCCAGCTCGTCGTTCGAGCACAAGTGGATGGTCATTCAGGCGCTGACGCGTATCTGTGCGGACGCGCAAAGTGTGGTAGACATTTACGTCAACTACGATTGTGATTTTTCCGCTGCCAATCTGTTCGAGCGGCTAGTGAACGACCTCTCGAAGATCGGCCAAGGTCGGCAGGCGCTCGAGCTCGGCACGTCGGTCAATCAGGAAAAATCGATGCGCATCCGGGGGCTCGAGTGTCTGGTGTCGATCCTCAAGTGTATGGTCGAGTGGAGCAAGGATCTTTACGTGAACCCGAACTCACAGACCACGCTCGGTGATCCTcccggtggaggtggtggtggtggtggtggtactgGGGGAAAAAGTGGTGGATTGAATGTGAGCGGAACGTCGATCGTCGAAGAGACGACGCAAGAGATGGTGATGAAATCGCATGGAGGATCCAGTGTGAGTATCAACTCGCTCGGTAGTACCAACACGTCCGGCGGTGGAGGAAATCGGGAAGTTCTGGACCTACCCGAGGAGCTGGAGGAGCGCAAGCAGCGGAAGGAGGTGATGGAGACGGGCATCGAAATGTTTAACCGTAAGCCGAAGAAGGGCATCGCGTTTCTACAGGAGCGTGGGTTGCTCGGGACGACGGTTGAGGACGTGGCGCGTTGGCTCCACGAAGACGAGCGGCTGGACAAGACGCAGATCGGTGACTATCTGGGAGAAAACGACGAACAAAGCCGGGCGGTGATGTGTGGCTACATCGACGCGATGAACTTTGCCGAGCTGGACATTGTGGCGGCCCTGCGGTACTTCTTGGAAGGATTCCGGTTACCGGGCGAAGCGCAAAAGATCGATCggttgatggaaaagtttgcgTCGCGCTACTGCGACTGCAATCCGAACAACACGCTGTTTGCCAGCGCTGACACGGTGTATGTGCTGGCGTTCTCTGTGATAATGCTAACGACGGACCTGCATTCGCCACAGGTAAAGCACAAGATGACCAAGGAGCAGTATATCAAGATGAACCGGGGCATCAGCGACAACAAGGATCTGCCGGAGGAGTACCTGTCGCAGATCTACGACGAGATCGCCGGGCACGAGATCAAGATGAAGAACACGGTAGCGAACAAACCGGCCGGCAAGCAGATCATCGTCAATGAGAAGAAGCGAAAGTTGCTGTGGAACCTCGAGATGGAGGCCCTCTCGACGACGGCAAAGAACCTGATGGAGTCGGTGTCCCACGTGAAGGCTTCGTTTACGTCCGCCAAGCATCTGGAGCATGTTCGGCCGATGTTTAAAATGGCCTGGACATCGTTCCTGGCCGCGTTCTCCGTTGGGCTGCAGGACTGTGACGATCCGGAGATCGCTTCCCTGTGCCTCGATGGCATCCGGTGTGCGGTGCGCATCGCGTGCATCTTCCACATGAGTCTCGAGCGGGACGCGTACGTGCAGGCGCTGGCACGGTTCACGCTGCTCACGGCCAACTCGCCCATCAACGAGATGAAGGCGAAGAACATCGACACGATCAAAACGCTCATCATGGTGGCGCACACCGACGGGAACTATCTCGGTTCGAGCTGGTTAGATATCGTGAAGTGCATCTCACATCTCGAACTGGCCCAACTAATCGGCACCGGAGTGCGGCCCGAGTTCCTCTCGGGGCCGGCATCGCATCGCGACACGCTCGATCCATCGGCAAAGGAACACATTGGGGAAACGAGCTCGCAGAGTATCGTGGTGGCGGTggatcgaatcttcaccgGCTCAATCCGGCTGGATGGTGACGCGATCGTGGACTTTGTCAAAGCCCTCTGTCAGGTGTCGCTGGACGAACTGACGCGACCGCAGCCACGCATGTTTTCTCTCCAGAAGATCGTCGAAATATCGTACTACAATATGGGTCGTATTCGTTTGCAATGGTCCCGCATCTGGCAGATTCTGGGCGAGCACTTTAACGCCGTCGGGTGCAACACGAACGAGGAGATCGCCTTCTTTGCGCTCGACTCGCTACGCCAGCTGTCGATGAAGTTCATCGAGAAGGGCGAGTTCACGAACTTCCGCTTCCAGAAGGACTTCTTGCGACCGTTCGAGCACATCATGAAGAAGAACAATTCGCCCGCGATCCGCGACATGGTAGTGCGGTGCGTCGCGCAGATGGTAAACTCGCAGGCACACAACATCAAATCGGGCTGGAAGAACATATTCTCCGTGTTCCATTTGGCGGCGGGCGATCACGACGAAGCCATCGTGGAGCTCGCCTTCCTGACGACGGGCAAAATCATCACCGAGCTCTACCGCTCGCAGTTTCCCATCATGATCGACTCGTTCCAGGATGCGGTCAAGTGCCTGTCGGAGTTTGCGTGCAATGCGCGCTTCCCGGACACGAGCATGGAAGCGATTCGGCTCGTGCGGACGTGTGCCCTGTGCGTGAATGAGTCGCCGCAGCTGTTCGCCGAGCACGCGGGCATGGAGAACGACGTTTCGGTGCCGGAGGAGGATCGCGTGTGGGTACGCGGTTGGTTCCCGATGCTGTTCTCGCTCTCCTGTGTCGTCAACCGGTGCAAGCTGGACGTGCGAACCCGCGGGCTGACCGTGCTGTTCGAGATTGTGAAAACGCACGGCGACGCATATCGGGCGAACTGGTGGCGGGATCTGTTCAACGTGCTGTTCCGCATCTTCGACAACATGAAGCTGCCCGAGCATCAGACGGAGAAAGCGGAATGGATGACGACGACGTGTAATCACGCGCTGTACGCCATCATCGACGTATTTACGCAGTACTTCGACATGCTCGGACCGATGCTGCTGGCCGACCTGTACTGTCAGCTGCACTGGTGCGTACAGCAGAACAACGAGCAGCTGGCCCGGTCCGGCACGAACTGTCTGGAGAATCTGGTCATTTCGAACGGGCTGAAGTTCGGCGAGGACACGTGGGATAAGACGTGCCAGTGTATGCTGGACATCTTCAACAGCACGCTGCCGAGAGAGTTGCTCACCTGGAAGCCGGATCCGTTGCCTCAATCGATCGCCACACCCGGCGGTGGACAACAACCTTCGGTGGTGCGGGGGAATCACGAGAACGGTGATCTGCCACGGCATGGCATTCTGAAGCGGTCCGGTTCGCAGCATTCCGTGCACACCCAGGACCACCCGCATCATGGGGAAAGTACCGCAAACACATCGGTGCTTTTCTCCAACCTGCTGATTAAGTGCGTCGTGCAGCTCGAGCTGATCCAAACGATCGACAACATCGTGTTTTTCCCCGCGACCTCGCGCAAGGAGGACGCCGAAACGCTCGCCCAGGCGACGGCCGAGCTTAGCTCGATCTCCAGCCACCCGTCGGGTGGACACCCATCGTACCCTTCGTCCCTCTCGGGCGAAGAGTGTCAGCGGGAGGAGCAGGGCATGTACAGCTATCTGAATACGCCCCACCTGCTCCAGCTCGTGGACTGCCTGCTCCAGAGCCACCGATTCGCGAAGCAGTTCAACTCAAACAACGACCAGCGTACGGTTCTGTGGAAGGCCGGTTTTAAGGGCTCGCTGAAACCGAATCTGCTCAAGCAGGAAACCCAATCGCTCGCCTGCGTGCTGCGGATACTGTTCAAGATGTACAGTGACGAGAGCCGGCGGCGGGACTGGCAGGACATCGAAAGCCGGTTGATTGGCGTTTGTACGGAGGCGTTGGACTACTTCTTGTCGCTACCGAGCGAACCGCACCGGGACGCCTGGACgtcactgctgctgctggtgatgacgCGATTACTCAAGATGTCCGATGCGAGAGTAAGTATGGGAAGAGGAACTAAACCTTCCATGGTGTACCCTGTATACACATGTTTAGTTCAGTTTAACAGTTTagcatttatttcttttacccCTCCAAAGTTTGCCGCTCACATCACCAGCTACTACGTGTTTCTGTGCGATCTGACGTGCGTCGATCTGAAACCGGAGCTGAGGACGGTCTTACGTCGTGTGTTCTTGCGCATCAGCCCCGTGTTTGGAATCTCGAATGCCAATGGCAACGGTGCCAGTACCACCATCCCTCTAGCAGCTACCTAGTATCGGCGGTACGATCCAATCTCCCTcgccaccagcaccagcagcaggatGCGTTActtgcaacagcagcagcgacaCATGCTGTACTACCCCGCATCCCATCCCCAGCAGTTGATGCGGGCTGCGACGTTTACCACCTGCCACTGTCAGCATTGGCGAACGCTGGCCCTCGGCACCGGCAGTGGGCACCTTCGTTCCTTCCCGTCCTCACCGGAGCGACAGCGAAGCCGAACGATGACGGCGTCGAACCCGCACCATCGGCGCTCGTCCGTTTCCAATGCTGTTTTCGGTCACTCGAGCGGACGGAATGGTAGCAGAGCCACTAGCAATAGAAGCATAAAATACGTCACCACTACCTCtagcagtagcagcaacaCTAGTAACCGTTTGTTAGCACCAACAACACCACGAATTTCATCGCTAGTTCCTTCCTTTGCACGACGTTTTCCTGCTTCTACTTCCGTGGGGGCACCTTCTGCTGCGATAGAAAATGTTACTGCTAAAGCTGCTGGGACCGGTGGCCGCCTGTCTTGGAACGCGGGCAAACGTAGGTTGTAGATCAAAGATTGGTTAGGATAGCtgcttcgtttgttttaccGTTTTACAACAGGCAGTCATCCTGTTCATCCTCGTTTTTTCTTTACGATCACAACAGCCTTGGATGTTCTGTTACTTTTCGTTaaagtttttccacttttacctcTTTGACTCTGTCACCATCCACTAAAACCAGGGGGACGCAACCACTACTAGAGAGGCTTGGgagatgttaaaaaaaacgcttCATGTAAATAGAGAATTTAAGTTTCTTGTACGAATAACAGTAGAGATTGCACGTGTTGCTTGGATTGAAGTCGGCACATAATTCAAATCACATTGTCACAAAATTGTTAACGAAGGGAGGGTGATTGAGGGAAGGTAGAATAATGTCGATAGGatgtgcaaacaaaaaaacattcgaCAAAATATCCACGCGAAAGAGTCTGGTAGGGTAGGGGCAGCATCAAATTTGCGTGTGTGATAATAAAATCCATGGAAAAGAGGAATGCAACAAAAGCAAAGCGCAATTGATCTGCATATGACTAATATTTAACCCGCGTCcacaaaaataatcaacaagGGATTCCCTGTGATCAGGGACGTCTAAAAGAAAGTTTTTCTAGCCTACTTGTATCCGAACTCTTTAGTGAAATAGTACCGAGGCATGGGATATCCTCAAGAAGTGCAAGGTTCAATGCGAGATTTCCCTAATTTATGCGCTTGCTCGTATTAGGTTCAAACCGGGGTAGGCAATTGCAAGCCGTGATACATACAAAGCAGAGCGGATGGACTTCGTATATTAAGTCTGGTCCGGAGTAGTAAAAGGGTTGTTTCGAAGTGTGGCAGTCCCTACAACGGTATGTAAGAGCGTGCACGTGAGGAAGAGGTGATAAATTAATCATTTATTTGTTATCTATATAGGAACCTATCGGAGGAGAAACACAGTATATATAGCGTATATACTAATCTGCAtacgatttaaaataaaatatcgttaagtctagggatgctgaattttAATCCGCTGACAGTGGGGACAAAAGAAATTCGAAATGAGAATCGACATTCAACGGGTAGAAAGGTACAAAATATACGTTACTTTATTAGCTAGTCTTGGAATATAAAAGGATGGGAAACACATTTTCAGCCAAATTACCACCCCCCATAACAAAAACAGGTTCTGAAATATTGCGACGTATTCGGAAATGCGAGAGCGGCCCAGGTCCGTGAATTATTTGCCTTTGGATGGAGTACCACCGGAAGTTAATACCTTGGTAATATCTTCATAAGCCTCACGAAGACATTCAACAAACTCGCGACCATTGCGATGCGGCTTGTAGCTTGTTACCACGCTGCCCAGATAAGCGTCCTGGATGTTGTACCCGATGCCGTAGCCATCTTGAACCACCGGGCCAAATCCACCGGCCAAAAGAGCGGGCGAAGAGAGCGTGCTGGTCGAGAGAATGTTGTGATTGATGGCTCCATACGCAGGGTCTTCATAGAGCGCGGGCAGTGGTAACCCGTTTTTCTGTGCCGTGTGTCGTAATCCAAACAGATGCCTATCGAAGCCCTGTCCCATGGCCGCCTCCTTCGTTAGCTGCCCGTGCACGGTGGAGCATTTGTTCATA encodes:
- the LOC131281932 gene encoding brefeldin A-inhibited guanine nucleotide-exchange protein 2, encoding MQTTVASSNAGNTGNNTSGGINSTAHQTTGGSSGKGISGISALTTKTKEMFILRALEKILSDKDIKRSHHLQLKRACDVALEDIKEELKQAGHADSNGETPVPSAALPLPKNDSGNIINAEKYFLPFELACQSRTPRIVVTALDCLQKLIAYGHLTGNIPDSSNPGKFLIDRIVTTICNCFMGPQTDEGVQLQIIKALLTVVTSQHVEVHEGTVLQGVRTCYDIYLSSKNLINQTTARATLTQMLNVIFTRMENQAFEALAASQNQSAALQTSLASPTGVTASSAAMVDDSSTPTTKPVVAGEKHPDYDAMRAIVEEIVDSVIAQAASSVSEETAVSPTTPVANNEASETVSIGGISNGGTDSTSIARVPSQESMEVTSENDSIVTAKFTHILQKDAFLVFRALCKLSMKPLPEGHPDPKSHELRSKILSLHLLLSILQNAGPVFRSNEMFIMAIKQYLCVALSKNGGSAVPEVFELSLSIFVALLSNFKIHLKKQIEVFFKEIFLNILEAPSSSFEHKWMVIQALTRICADAQSVVDIYVNYDCDFSAANLFERLVNDLSKIGQGRQALELGTSVNQEKSMRIRGLECLVSILKCMVEWSKDLYVNPNSQTTLGDPPGGGGGGGGGTGGKSGGLNVSGTSIVEETTQEMVMKSHGGSSVSINSLGSTNTSGGGGNREVLDLPEELEERKQRKEVMETGIEMFNRKPKKGIAFLQERGLLGTTVEDVARWLHEDERLDKTQIGDYLGENDEQSRAVMCGYIDAMNFAELDIVAALRYFLEGFRLPGEAQKIDRLMEKFASRYCDCNPNNTLFASADTVYVLAFSVIMLTTDLHSPQVKHKMTKEQYIKMNRGISDNKDLPEEYLSQIYDEIAGHEIKMKNTVANKPAGKQIIVNEKKRKLLWNLEMEALSTTAKNLMESVSHVKASFTSAKHLEHVRPMFKMAWTSFLAAFSVGLQDCDDPEIASLCLDGIRCAVRIACIFHMSLERDAYVQALARFTLLTANSPINEMKAKNIDTIKTLIMVAHTDGNYLGSSWLDIVKCISHLELAQLIGTGVRPEFLSGPASHRDTLDPSAKEHIGETSSQSIVVAVDRIFTGSIRLDGDAIVDFVKALCQVSLDELTRPQPRMFSLQKIVEISYYNMGRIRLQWSRIWQILGEHFNAVGCNTNEEIAFFALDSLRQLSMKFIEKGEFTNFRFQKDFLRPFEHIMKKNNSPAIRDMVVRCVAQMVNSQAHNIKSGWKNIFSVFHLAAGDHDEAIVELAFLTTGKIITELYRSQFPIMIDSFQDAVKCLSEFACNARFPDTSMEAIRLVRTCALCVNESPQLFAEHAGMENDVSVPEEDRVWVRGWFPMLFSLSCVVNRCKLDVRTRGLTVLFEIVKTHGDAYRANWWRDLFNVLFRIFDNMKLPEHQTEKAEWMTTTCNHALYAIIDVFTQYFDMLGPMLLADLYCQLHWCVQQNNEQLARSGTNCLENLVISNGLKFGEDTWDKTCQCMLDIFNSTLPRELLTWKPDPLPQSIATPGGGQQPSVVRGNHENGDLPRHGILKRSGSQHSVHTQDHPHHGESTANTSVLFSNLLIKCVVQLELIQTIDNIVFFPATSRKEDAETLAQATAELSSISSHPSGGHPSYPSSLSGEECQREEQGMYSYLNTPHLLQLVDCLLQSHRFAKQFNSNNDQRTVLWKAGFKGSLKPNLLKQETQSLACVLRILFKMYSDESRRRDWQDIESRLIGVCTEALDYFLSLPSEPHRDAWTSLLLLVMTRLLKMSDARFAAHITSYYVFLCDLTCVDLKPELRTVLRRVFLRISPVFGISNANGNGASTTIPLAAT